One genomic window of Gossypium hirsutum isolate 1008001.06 chromosome D11, Gossypium_hirsutum_v2.1, whole genome shotgun sequence includes the following:
- the LOC107912889 gene encoding monooxygenase 1 isoform X3: MEKSEEEKIVIVGGGICGLATALALHRKGLESIVLEKSEKLRATGACIIMQPNGWRALHQLGIASKLRQTALPIQSGHYITVKDGKHTDLLVGCLRRSDLMKTLAEELPPNTVRLGCKVVSIKVDANTSAYSILHLHDGTMLMPRVIIGCDGVNSVVASIVGLNSSRHFSTCAIRGVTHYQTLHPFGTAFYLFDKDGVRLGLLPINHNDVYWFLTRKLTSTADSMVSKDQKLIKESTVEAIKGFPNHITEMINNSDVDSLHLTDQMRYRAPWDLLRTKFCKGTVTLAGDALHAMAPFLAQGGSASLEDAVVLARCLSQNMGIALDPTGMKAARAALDQYAKERKMRVFWLSLETFVVGTMHDTSALLVELRSWIILTDQRRSYHLEKLIWRIELD, from the exons GAAAGGCCTAGAAAGTATAGTATTAGAAAAATCAGAGAAGTTGAGAGCCACCGGAGCTTGTATTATAATGCAACCAAACGGGTGGCGAGCTCTCCATCAACTCGGCATTGCCTCGAAACTTCGGCAAACTGCTCTTCCTATACAATC GGGACATTACATTACGGTTAAGGATGGTAAGCACACAGATTTGCTGGTTGG ATGCTTGAGACGCAGTGACTTGATGAAGACATTAGCTGAGGAATTGCCACCAAATACCGTCCGCTTGGGATGCAAAGTGGTTTCCATAAAAGTAGATGCCAACACGTCTGCTTATTCCATTCTTCATCTAcatgatggaactatgctcaTGCCCAGG GTTATAATTGGATGTGATGGTGTGAACTCAGTGGTTGCAAGCATTGTTGGACTAAACTCGTCGAGGCATTTCTCTACATGCGCCATTAGAGGTGTGACTCATTATCAAACACTTCATCCATTTGGCACCGCCTTCTATCTTTTCGACAAAGATGGTGTTCGCCTTGGACTTTTGCCCATCAATCACAATGACGTCTATTGGTTTTTAACTCGGAAACTAACTTCCACAG CAGATTCAATGGTTTCGAAAGACCAGAAGCTCATCAAAGAGTCAACTGTGGAAGCAATAAAGGGTTTCCCTAACCACATAACGGAGATGATAAACAACAGCGACGTCGACTCCTTACATCTGACTGATCAAATGAGGTATCGAGCACCTTGGGATTTGCTTCGAACCAAATTTTGTAAAGGGACGGTGACACTCGCCGGGGATGCGTTGCATGCAATGGCTCCATTCCTCGCACAAGGTGGGTCCGCATCGTTAGAGGATGCGGTTGTGCTTGCCAGATGCTTATCGCAAAACATGGGCATCGCCCTTGATCCAACCGGTATGAAAGCAGCAAGGGCAGCGTTAGATCAATATGCTAAGGAGCGAAAAATGAGAGTGTTTTGGTTGTCTTTGGAAACTTTTGTGGTGGGAACCATGCATGATACTTCTGCTTTGCTG GTTGAACTGAGATCGTGGATTATATTAACCGATCAACGAAGATCATATCACTTGGAGAAACTTATTTGGAGAATCGAATTGGATTAG
- the LOC107912889 gene encoding monooxygenase 1 isoform X1 codes for MEKSEEEKIVIVGGGICGLATALALHRKGLESIVLEKSEKLRATGACIIMQPNGWRALHQLGIASKLRQTALPIQSGHYITVKDGKHTDLLVGNGGECRCLRRSDLMKTLAEELPPNTVRLGCKVVSIKVDANTSAYSILHLHDGTMLMPRVIIGCDGVNSVVASIVGLNSSRHFSTCAIRGVTHYQTLHPFGTAFYLFDKDGVRLGLLPINHNDVYWFLTRKLTSTADSMVSKDQKLIKESTVEAIKGFPNHITEMINNSDVDSLHLTDQMRYRAPWDLLRTKFCKGTVTLAGDALHAMAPFLAQGGSASLEDAVVLARCLSQNMGIALDPTGMKAARAALDQYAKERKMRVFWLSLETFVVGTMHDTSALLVELRSWIILTDQRRSYHLEKLIWRIELD; via the exons GAAAGGCCTAGAAAGTATAGTATTAGAAAAATCAGAGAAGTTGAGAGCCACCGGAGCTTGTATTATAATGCAACCAAACGGGTGGCGAGCTCTCCATCAACTCGGCATTGCCTCGAAACTTCGGCAAACTGCTCTTCCTATACAATC GGGACATTACATTACGGTTAAGGATGGTAAGCACACAGATTTGCTGGTTGG AAATGGCGGTGAATGTAGATGCTTGAGACGCAGTGACTTGATGAAGACATTAGCTGAGGAATTGCCACCAAATACCGTCCGCTTGGGATGCAAAGTGGTTTCCATAAAAGTAGATGCCAACACGTCTGCTTATTCCATTCTTCATCTAcatgatggaactatgctcaTGCCCAGG GTTATAATTGGATGTGATGGTGTGAACTCAGTGGTTGCAAGCATTGTTGGACTAAACTCGTCGAGGCATTTCTCTACATGCGCCATTAGAGGTGTGACTCATTATCAAACACTTCATCCATTTGGCACCGCCTTCTATCTTTTCGACAAAGATGGTGTTCGCCTTGGACTTTTGCCCATCAATCACAATGACGTCTATTGGTTTTTAACTCGGAAACTAACTTCCACAG CAGATTCAATGGTTTCGAAAGACCAGAAGCTCATCAAAGAGTCAACTGTGGAAGCAATAAAGGGTTTCCCTAACCACATAACGGAGATGATAAACAACAGCGACGTCGACTCCTTACATCTGACTGATCAAATGAGGTATCGAGCACCTTGGGATTTGCTTCGAACCAAATTTTGTAAAGGGACGGTGACACTCGCCGGGGATGCGTTGCATGCAATGGCTCCATTCCTCGCACAAGGTGGGTCCGCATCGTTAGAGGATGCGGTTGTGCTTGCCAGATGCTTATCGCAAAACATGGGCATCGCCCTTGATCCAACCGGTATGAAAGCAGCAAGGGCAGCGTTAGATCAATATGCTAAGGAGCGAAAAATGAGAGTGTTTTGGTTGTCTTTGGAAACTTTTGTGGTGGGAACCATGCATGATACTTCTGCTTTGCTG GTTGAACTGAGATCGTGGATTATATTAACCGATCAACGAAGATCATATCACTTGGAGAAACTTATTTGGAGAATCGAATTGGATTAG
- the LOC107912889 gene encoding monooxygenase 1 isoform X2, producing the protein MEKSEEEKIVIVGGGICGLATALALHRKGLESIVLEKSEKLRATGACIIMQPNGWRALHQLGIASKLRQTALPIQSGHYITVKDGKHTDLLVGNGGECRCLRRSDLMKTLAEELPPNTVRLGCKVVSIKVDANTSAYSILHLHDGTMLMPRVIIGCDGVNSVVASIVGLNSSRHFSTCAIRGVTHYQTLHPFGTAFYLFDKDGVRLGLLPINHNDVYWFLTRKLTSTDSMVSKDQKLIKESTVEAIKGFPNHITEMINNSDVDSLHLTDQMRYRAPWDLLRTKFCKGTVTLAGDALHAMAPFLAQGGSASLEDAVVLARCLSQNMGIALDPTGMKAARAALDQYAKERKMRVFWLSLETFVVGTMHDTSALLVELRSWIILTDQRRSYHLEKLIWRIELD; encoded by the exons GAAAGGCCTAGAAAGTATAGTATTAGAAAAATCAGAGAAGTTGAGAGCCACCGGAGCTTGTATTATAATGCAACCAAACGGGTGGCGAGCTCTCCATCAACTCGGCATTGCCTCGAAACTTCGGCAAACTGCTCTTCCTATACAATC GGGACATTACATTACGGTTAAGGATGGTAAGCACACAGATTTGCTGGTTGG AAATGGCGGTGAATGTAGATGCTTGAGACGCAGTGACTTGATGAAGACATTAGCTGAGGAATTGCCACCAAATACCGTCCGCTTGGGATGCAAAGTGGTTTCCATAAAAGTAGATGCCAACACGTCTGCTTATTCCATTCTTCATCTAcatgatggaactatgctcaTGCCCAGG GTTATAATTGGATGTGATGGTGTGAACTCAGTGGTTGCAAGCATTGTTGGACTAAACTCGTCGAGGCATTTCTCTACATGCGCCATTAGAGGTGTGACTCATTATCAAACACTTCATCCATTTGGCACCGCCTTCTATCTTTTCGACAAAGATGGTGTTCGCCTTGGACTTTTGCCCATCAATCACAATGACGTCTATTGGTTTTTAACTCGGAAACTAACTTCCACAG ATTCAATGGTTTCGAAAGACCAGAAGCTCATCAAAGAGTCAACTGTGGAAGCAATAAAGGGTTTCCCTAACCACATAACGGAGATGATAAACAACAGCGACGTCGACTCCTTACATCTGACTGATCAAATGAGGTATCGAGCACCTTGGGATTTGCTTCGAACCAAATTTTGTAAAGGGACGGTGACACTCGCCGGGGATGCGTTGCATGCAATGGCTCCATTCCTCGCACAAGGTGGGTCCGCATCGTTAGAGGATGCGGTTGTGCTTGCCAGATGCTTATCGCAAAACATGGGCATCGCCCTTGATCCAACCGGTATGAAAGCAGCAAGGGCAGCGTTAGATCAATATGCTAAGGAGCGAAAAATGAGAGTGTTTTGGTTGTCTTTGGAAACTTTTGTGGTGGGAACCATGCATGATACTTCTGCTTTGCTG GTTGAACTGAGATCGTGGATTATATTAACCGATCAACGAAGATCATATCACTTGGAGAAACTTATTTGGAGAATCGAATTGGATTAG
- the LOC107912889 gene encoding monooxygenase 1 isoform X6, producing the protein MEKSEEEKIVIVGGGICGLATALALHRKGLESIVLEKSEKLRATGACIIMQPNGWRALHQLGIASKLRQTALPIQSGHYITVKDGKHTDLLVGNGGECRCLRRSDLMKTLAEELPPNTVRLGCKVVSIKVDANTSAYSILHLHDGTMLMPRVIIGCDGVNSVVASIVGLNSSRHFSTCAIRGVTHYQTLHPFGTAFYLFDKDGVRLGLLPINHNDVYWFLTRKLTSTADSMVSKDQKLIKESTVEAIKGFPNHITEMINNSDVDSLHLTDQMRYRAPWDLLRTKFCKGTVTLAGDALHAMAPFLAQGGSASLEDAVVLARCLSQNMGIALDPTGMKAARAALDQYAKERKMRVFWLSLETFVVGTMHDTSALLIF; encoded by the exons GAAAGGCCTAGAAAGTATAGTATTAGAAAAATCAGAGAAGTTGAGAGCCACCGGAGCTTGTATTATAATGCAACCAAACGGGTGGCGAGCTCTCCATCAACTCGGCATTGCCTCGAAACTTCGGCAAACTGCTCTTCCTATACAATC GGGACATTACATTACGGTTAAGGATGGTAAGCACACAGATTTGCTGGTTGG AAATGGCGGTGAATGTAGATGCTTGAGACGCAGTGACTTGATGAAGACATTAGCTGAGGAATTGCCACCAAATACCGTCCGCTTGGGATGCAAAGTGGTTTCCATAAAAGTAGATGCCAACACGTCTGCTTATTCCATTCTTCATCTAcatgatggaactatgctcaTGCCCAGG GTTATAATTGGATGTGATGGTGTGAACTCAGTGGTTGCAAGCATTGTTGGACTAAACTCGTCGAGGCATTTCTCTACATGCGCCATTAGAGGTGTGACTCATTATCAAACACTTCATCCATTTGGCACCGCCTTCTATCTTTTCGACAAAGATGGTGTTCGCCTTGGACTTTTGCCCATCAATCACAATGACGTCTATTGGTTTTTAACTCGGAAACTAACTTCCACAG CAGATTCAATGGTTTCGAAAGACCAGAAGCTCATCAAAGAGTCAACTGTGGAAGCAATAAAGGGTTTCCCTAACCACATAACGGAGATGATAAACAACAGCGACGTCGACTCCTTACATCTGACTGATCAAATGAGGTATCGAGCACCTTGGGATTTGCTTCGAACCAAATTTTGTAAAGGGACGGTGACACTCGCCGGGGATGCGTTGCATGCAATGGCTCCATTCCTCGCACAAGGTGGGTCCGCATCGTTAGAGGATGCGGTTGTGCTTGCCAGATGCTTATCGCAAAACATGGGCATCGCCCTTGATCCAACCGGTATGAAAGCAGCAAGGGCAGCGTTAGATCAATATGCTAAGGAGCGAAAAATGAGAGTGTTTTGGTTGTCTTTGGAAACTTTTGTGGTGGGAACCATGCATGATACTTCTGCTTTGCTG ATTTTTTAG
- the LOC107912889 gene encoding monooxygenase 1 isoform X7: protein MEKSEEEKIVIVGGGICGLATALALHRKGLESIVLEKSEKLRATGACIIMQPNGWRALHQLGIASKLRQTALPIQSGHYITVKDGKHTDLLVGNGGECRCLRRSDLMKTLAEELPPNTVRLGCKVVSIKVDANTSAYSILHLHDGTMLMPRVIIGCDGVNSVVASIVGLNSSRHFSTCAIRGVTHYQTLHPFGTAFYLFDKDGVRLGLLPINHNDVYWFLTRKLTSTDSMVSKDQKLIKESTVEAIKGFPNHITEMINNSDVDSLHLTDQMRYRAPWDLLRTKFCKGTVTLAGDALHAMAPFLAQGGSASLEDAVVLARCLSQNMGIALDPTGMKAARAALDQYAKERKMRVFWLSLETFVVGTMHDTSALLIF from the exons GAAAGGCCTAGAAAGTATAGTATTAGAAAAATCAGAGAAGTTGAGAGCCACCGGAGCTTGTATTATAATGCAACCAAACGGGTGGCGAGCTCTCCATCAACTCGGCATTGCCTCGAAACTTCGGCAAACTGCTCTTCCTATACAATC GGGACATTACATTACGGTTAAGGATGGTAAGCACACAGATTTGCTGGTTGG AAATGGCGGTGAATGTAGATGCTTGAGACGCAGTGACTTGATGAAGACATTAGCTGAGGAATTGCCACCAAATACCGTCCGCTTGGGATGCAAAGTGGTTTCCATAAAAGTAGATGCCAACACGTCTGCTTATTCCATTCTTCATCTAcatgatggaactatgctcaTGCCCAGG GTTATAATTGGATGTGATGGTGTGAACTCAGTGGTTGCAAGCATTGTTGGACTAAACTCGTCGAGGCATTTCTCTACATGCGCCATTAGAGGTGTGACTCATTATCAAACACTTCATCCATTTGGCACCGCCTTCTATCTTTTCGACAAAGATGGTGTTCGCCTTGGACTTTTGCCCATCAATCACAATGACGTCTATTGGTTTTTAACTCGGAAACTAACTTCCACAG ATTCAATGGTTTCGAAAGACCAGAAGCTCATCAAAGAGTCAACTGTGGAAGCAATAAAGGGTTTCCCTAACCACATAACGGAGATGATAAACAACAGCGACGTCGACTCCTTACATCTGACTGATCAAATGAGGTATCGAGCACCTTGGGATTTGCTTCGAACCAAATTTTGTAAAGGGACGGTGACACTCGCCGGGGATGCGTTGCATGCAATGGCTCCATTCCTCGCACAAGGTGGGTCCGCATCGTTAGAGGATGCGGTTGTGCTTGCCAGATGCTTATCGCAAAACATGGGCATCGCCCTTGATCCAACCGGTATGAAAGCAGCAAGGGCAGCGTTAGATCAATATGCTAAGGAGCGAAAAATGAGAGTGTTTTGGTTGTCTTTGGAAACTTTTGTGGTGGGAACCATGCATGATACTTCTGCTTTGCTG ATTTTTTAG
- the LOC107912889 gene encoding monooxygenase 1 isoform X4, translating into MEKSEEEKIVIVGGGICGLATALALHRKGLESIVLEKSEKLRATGACIIMQPNGWRALHQLGIASKLRQTALPIQSGHYITVKDGKHTDLLVGNGGECRCLRRSDLMKTLAEELPPNTVRLGCKVVSIKVDANTSAYSILHLHDGTMLMPRVIIGCDGVNSVVASIVGLNSSRHFSTCAIRGVTHYQTLHPFGTAFYLFDKDGVRLGLLPINHNDVYWFLTRKLTSTADSMVSKDQKLIKESTVEAIKGFPNHITEMINNSDVDSLHLTDQMRYRAPWDLLRTKFCKGTVTLAGDALHAMAPFLAQGGSASLEDAVVLARCLSQNMGIALDPTGMKAARAALDQYAKERKMRVFWLSLETFVVGTMHDTSALLLENHTWYPQHV; encoded by the exons GAAAGGCCTAGAAAGTATAGTATTAGAAAAATCAGAGAAGTTGAGAGCCACCGGAGCTTGTATTATAATGCAACCAAACGGGTGGCGAGCTCTCCATCAACTCGGCATTGCCTCGAAACTTCGGCAAACTGCTCTTCCTATACAATC GGGACATTACATTACGGTTAAGGATGGTAAGCACACAGATTTGCTGGTTGG AAATGGCGGTGAATGTAGATGCTTGAGACGCAGTGACTTGATGAAGACATTAGCTGAGGAATTGCCACCAAATACCGTCCGCTTGGGATGCAAAGTGGTTTCCATAAAAGTAGATGCCAACACGTCTGCTTATTCCATTCTTCATCTAcatgatggaactatgctcaTGCCCAGG GTTATAATTGGATGTGATGGTGTGAACTCAGTGGTTGCAAGCATTGTTGGACTAAACTCGTCGAGGCATTTCTCTACATGCGCCATTAGAGGTGTGACTCATTATCAAACACTTCATCCATTTGGCACCGCCTTCTATCTTTTCGACAAAGATGGTGTTCGCCTTGGACTTTTGCCCATCAATCACAATGACGTCTATTGGTTTTTAACTCGGAAACTAACTTCCACAG CAGATTCAATGGTTTCGAAAGACCAGAAGCTCATCAAAGAGTCAACTGTGGAAGCAATAAAGGGTTTCCCTAACCACATAACGGAGATGATAAACAACAGCGACGTCGACTCCTTACATCTGACTGATCAAATGAGGTATCGAGCACCTTGGGATTTGCTTCGAACCAAATTTTGTAAAGGGACGGTGACACTCGCCGGGGATGCGTTGCATGCAATGGCTCCATTCCTCGCACAAGGTGGGTCCGCATCGTTAGAGGATGCGGTTGTGCTTGCCAGATGCTTATCGCAAAACATGGGCATCGCCCTTGATCCAACCGGTATGAAAGCAGCAAGGGCAGCGTTAGATCAATATGCTAAGGAGCGAAAAATGAGAGTGTTTTGGTTGTCTTTGGAAACTTTTGTGGTGGGAACCATGCATGATACTTCTGCTTTGCTG CTGGAAAATCACACGTGGTACCCACAACATGTTTGA
- the LOC107912889 gene encoding monooxygenase 1 isoform X5 — protein MEKSEEEKIVIVGGGICGLATALALHRKGLESIVLEKSEKLRATGACIIMQPNGWRALHQLGIASKLRQTALPIQSGHYITVKDGKHTDLLVGNGGECRCLRRSDLMKTLAEELPPNTVRLGCKVVSIKVDANTSAYSILHLHDGTMLMPRVIIGCDGVNSVVASIVGLNSSRHFSTCAIRGVTHYQTLHPFGTAFYLFDKDGVRLGLLPINHNDVYWFLTRKLTSTDSMVSKDQKLIKESTVEAIKGFPNHITEMINNSDVDSLHLTDQMRYRAPWDLLRTKFCKGTVTLAGDALHAMAPFLAQGGSASLEDAVVLARCLSQNMGIALDPTGMKAARAALDQYAKERKMRVFWLSLETFVVGTMHDTSALLLENHTWYPQHV, from the exons GAAAGGCCTAGAAAGTATAGTATTAGAAAAATCAGAGAAGTTGAGAGCCACCGGAGCTTGTATTATAATGCAACCAAACGGGTGGCGAGCTCTCCATCAACTCGGCATTGCCTCGAAACTTCGGCAAACTGCTCTTCCTATACAATC GGGACATTACATTACGGTTAAGGATGGTAAGCACACAGATTTGCTGGTTGG AAATGGCGGTGAATGTAGATGCTTGAGACGCAGTGACTTGATGAAGACATTAGCTGAGGAATTGCCACCAAATACCGTCCGCTTGGGATGCAAAGTGGTTTCCATAAAAGTAGATGCCAACACGTCTGCTTATTCCATTCTTCATCTAcatgatggaactatgctcaTGCCCAGG GTTATAATTGGATGTGATGGTGTGAACTCAGTGGTTGCAAGCATTGTTGGACTAAACTCGTCGAGGCATTTCTCTACATGCGCCATTAGAGGTGTGACTCATTATCAAACACTTCATCCATTTGGCACCGCCTTCTATCTTTTCGACAAAGATGGTGTTCGCCTTGGACTTTTGCCCATCAATCACAATGACGTCTATTGGTTTTTAACTCGGAAACTAACTTCCACAG ATTCAATGGTTTCGAAAGACCAGAAGCTCATCAAAGAGTCAACTGTGGAAGCAATAAAGGGTTTCCCTAACCACATAACGGAGATGATAAACAACAGCGACGTCGACTCCTTACATCTGACTGATCAAATGAGGTATCGAGCACCTTGGGATTTGCTTCGAACCAAATTTTGTAAAGGGACGGTGACACTCGCCGGGGATGCGTTGCATGCAATGGCTCCATTCCTCGCACAAGGTGGGTCCGCATCGTTAGAGGATGCGGTTGTGCTTGCCAGATGCTTATCGCAAAACATGGGCATCGCCCTTGATCCAACCGGTATGAAAGCAGCAAGGGCAGCGTTAGATCAATATGCTAAGGAGCGAAAAATGAGAGTGTTTTGGTTGTCTTTGGAAACTTTTGTGGTGGGAACCATGCATGATACTTCTGCTTTGCTG CTGGAAAATCACACGTGGTACCCACAACATGTTTGA